Proteins from one Mercurialis annua linkage group LG7, ddMerAnnu1.2, whole genome shotgun sequence genomic window:
- the LOC126655258 gene encoding TMV resistance protein N-like isoform X1, whose protein sequence is MSSSSVQSWKYDVFLSFRGEDTRKNFTGHLYAALCQKGMITFRDDQELVRGKTISQELLKAIQDSRIAVIVFSRTYASSSWCLDELAEIHKCMKMKGQMVIPVFYNVNPSEVRKLTGGFGKAFAEHEVRFKDDLLKVQRWRFVITEFANLAGFDSDDRHESELVQEIVKEVLRRQRKSSLDTSAAKNFVGMNSRLVEMSMCLDLGQLNDVQFVGICGMGGIGKTTIARFVHEELSSQFDGCSFLANVREVEERRGLVHLQRQLLSEILMDRSITLCDSFSGMNEISTRLSQKRVLIILDDVNHLDQLKMLAGMHDWFGKGSRIIVTSRDEHLLKCHGVDKIYRVEGLSHDEALQLFRLKAFRNGLHAEDYLELSIQFVNYCNGLPLALDVIGSFLFGKSVSEWKSALDRLKEIPNQEILDKLSISFDGLEKMEKELFLDIACFFNGQDKDYVYEVLDSCGLYPDIGIKVLVSRSLIKISKERIWMHDLLQEMGRDIVRRESPEEPGERSRIWLYKDVHHVLSTDTGTERVQAIVVDSCEHEDEQLIPEAFMKMKNLRLLKIRNLHLSQGLSYISNKLKYLEWDRYPFRYLPSTFQPDELVELHMRCSNMEILWKGIKPLKMLKVIDLSYSANLLKTMDFKEVPNLESLNFEGCTRLSNVHQSIGVLRKLVSLNLKDCRSLAMLPDSICYLKSLKFLNLESCSRLAKLPKRLGDMACLEKLNVGGIAQRQFSSNKLWDFLLPSRFLPWKKDHNPLAVTVPSILSLRSLRSLNLSYCNLMEGALPNDLSCFPFLKTFNLSGNDFLSIPSSISRLSKLEDLRFADCKKLQSFPNLPSSILYLSMDGCTALQSLLPRSISKQFKLENLYVDGCRRLQLLPDISSSILDLSVDGLTSQENPTSDSSSLTFVSCLKLTEVQSENTSVFARLTSYLHYLLRHSSQGLFNPSSQISMCLAGSEIPGWFNYQETGSSLKVQLPPFWWTNKWMGFAFCIAFEFHEHSSDTNSIVCNLNACISEDQDFFLGSSAVEISMDSSNPASDQLWFSYMPRSSLTCLDMWEACNNLKVTFSSVQLRVKYSGFRAIFSRDLDELILCSRPFQNLGLISVLNADRGKRKHDDCSENESSNLVNKLSYKRMRMTEDSES, encoded by the exons ATGTCATCTTCTTCAGTTCAGTCATGGAAATACGACGTATTCCTCAGCTTCCGAGGCGAAGACACGCGGAAAAACTTCACTGGCCACCTCTACGCCGCCTTATGTCAAAAAGGAATGATCACATTCCGGGACGATCAAGAACTGGTGCGAGGCAAAACGATTTCTCAGGAGCTATTAAAAGCGATTCAAGATTCAAGAATTGCAGTGATTGTTTTTTCAAGAACGTACGCTTCTTCGTCGTGGTGTTTGGATGAACTAGCGGAGATTCATAAGTGCATGAAAATGAAGGGGCAAATGGTAATTCCGGTTTTTTATAATGTGAATCCGTCGGAGGTGAGGAAACTGACCGGAGGATTTGGTAAAGCGTTTGCTGAACATGAAGTTAGGTTTAAGGACGATTTACTGAAAGTTCAACGGTGGCGATTTGTGATTACTGAATTCGCTAATCTTGCCGGCTTTGACTCCGATGACAG GCATGAGTCAGAGCTTGTTCAAGAAATTGTGAAGGAAGTTCTACGTAGGCAGAGAAAATCAAGTTTAGATACAAGTGCAGCTAAGAATTTCGTAGGGATGAATTCGCGCTTGGTGGAAATgagtatgtgtttggatttagGACAGTTGAATGATGTTCAGTTTGTCGGGATTTGTGGGATGGGCGGGATTGGTAAGACTACTATTGCTCGATTTGTTCATGAGGAATTATCTTCTCAGTTTGATGGTTGTAGCTTTTTAGCTAATGTTAGGGAAGTTGAGGAGAGGAGAGGTTTAGTTCACTTGCAAAGACAACTTCTTTCCGAAATTCTTATGGATAGGAGCATAACTTTATGCGATTCTTTTAGTGGCATGAATGAGATTAGTACTAGGCTTTCTCAGAAGCGGGTTCTTATCATTCTTGATGATGTGAATCACTTGGATCAGCTAAAAATGTTAGCCGGCATGCATGACTGGTTTGGGAAGGGAAGTAGAATAATTGTAACCAGTAGAGATGAACATTTGTTGAAATGCCATGGAgtagataaaatttatagagTTGAAGGATTGAGTCACGACGAAGCCCTTCAGCTTTTTCGTTTAAAAGCTTTTAGAAATGGTCTTCATGCAGAGGATTATTTGGAGCTCTCCATTCAGTTTGTGAATTACTGCAATGGCCTTCCATTAGCTCTTGATGTTATTGGTTCCTTTCTGTTTGGTAAATCTGTAAGTGAGTGGAAAAGTGCATTGGATAGATTGAAAGAAATTCCAAATCAAGAAATTTTGGATAAGCTTTCTATAAGCTTTGATGGGTTGGAGAAAATGGAGAAAGAACTATTCCTCGATATTGCTTGCTTTTTCAATGGACAGGATAAAGATTATGTGTATGAAGTATTGGATAGTTGTGGTTTGTATCCAGACATTGGAATTAAAGTTCTTGTCAGTCGGTCTCTCATAAAAATTTCGAAAGAGAGAATATGGATGCACGATTTACTTCAAGAAATGGGTCGAGATATTGTTCGGCGAGAATCACCAGAAGAACCAGGAGAAAGAAGTAGGATCTGGCTTTATAAGGATGTTCACCATGTTCTATCAACCGATACG GGAACAGAACGAGTTCAAGCCATAGTCGTTGATTCATGCGAACATGAAGATGAACAATTGATCCCTGAGGCCTTCATGAAGATGAAAAATCTAAGGTTGCTCAAAATTAGAAATTTGCATCTTTCACAAGGCCTTTCTTATAtttcaaataagttaaaatatcTAGAATGGGATAGATATCCTTTCAGATATTTACCTTCTACTTTCCAGCCAGATGAACTTGTTGAACTCCATATGCGCTGTAGTAACATGGAAATTTTGTGGAAGGGGATCAAA CCTTTAAAGATGCTGAAGGTCATTGATCTTAGTTACTCTGCTAATTTACTGAAGACTATGGATTTCAAGGAGGTCCCTAACCTTGAAAGTTTGAATTTTGAAGGTTGCACGAGACTTTCCAATGTTCATCAGTCGATTGGAGTTTTGAGAAAGCTGGTTTCGTTGAACTTGAAGGACTGCAGAAGCCTTGCAATGCTGCCAGATAGCATATGTTATCTGAAGTCCCTTAAGTTTCTTAATTTGGAAAGCTGCTCGAGACTTGcgaaattgccaaaaaggttgGGTGATATGGCATGTTTGGAGAAGCTCAATGTTGGTGGAATTGCTCAAAGGCAATTTTCATCGAATAAGCTATGGGATTTTCTTCTTCCTTCACGGTTTTTGCCGTGGAAGAAAGATCATAATCCATTGGCCGTGACAGTGCCTTCTATATTATCCTTGCGGTCGTTGAGGTCATTGAATTTAAGTTACTGCAATCTAATGGAAGGAGCACTTCCCAATGATCTGAGCTGCTTCCCGTTTCTGAAAACATTCAACCTGAGTGGGAATGATTTTCTTAGCATACCTTCGAGCATTAGCAGACTTTCGAAACTCGAAGATTTGCGGTTTGCTGATTGCAAGAAGCTTCAATCGTTTCCGAATCTTCCGTCAAGTATTTTATATCTTAGTATGGATGGTTGCACTGCATTGCAAAGTTTGCTACCAAGAAGCATCAGCAAACAATTCAAACTCGAGAATCTCTATGTTGACGGTTGCAGGAGGCTTCAGCTGTTACCAGATATCTCATCCAGTATTTTAGATCTGAGTGTGGATGGTTTAACGTCCCAAGAAAACCCCACCTCGGATTCTTCGTCATTGACATTTGTAAGCTGCTTGAAGTTGACTGAGGTTCAAAGTGAAAACACAAGTGTATTTGCCAGGCTGACTAGTTATCTTCATTACCTGCTAAGGCACAGCTCTCAG GGACTATTTAATCCAAGCTCTCAGATATCCATGTGTTTAGCCGGAAGTGAAATCCCCGGTTGGTTTAACTATCAGGAAACAGGATCTTCATTGAAAGTGCAGTTGCCTCCATTTTGGTGGACTAATAAGTGGATGGGATTTGCATTTTGTATCGCCTTTGAATTCCACGAGCATTCCTCAGATACAAACAGCATCGTCTGCAATTTGAATGCATGTATTTCAGAGGATCAGGATTTCTTTCTCGGTAGCTCTGCCGTTGAAATCTCAATGGACTCAAGCAATCCCGCATCTGATCAACTTTGGTTCAGCTACATGCCGCGTAGCTCTTTAACGTGTTTAGATATGTGGGAAGCTTGTAACAACTTGAAGGTGACATTTTCTTCTGTGCAGTTGAGAGTGAAGTATTCCGGGTTTCGTGCTATATTTAGTCGCGATCTCGACGAATTAATTCTATGCAGCAGACCTTTTCAGAACTTGGGTCTCATCAGTGTTCTTAATGCTGATAGAGGCAAGAGAAAGCATGATGACTGCAGTGAAAATGAAAGTAGCAACCTGGTTAATAAATTGTCTTATAAGAGAATGAGAATGACTGAGGATTCTGAGAGCTAA
- the LOC126655258 gene encoding TMV resistance protein N-like isoform X2, protein MNSRLVEMSMCLDLGQLNDVQFVGICGMGGIGKTTIARFVHEELSSQFDGCSFLANVREVEERRGLVHLQRQLLSEILMDRSITLCDSFSGMNEISTRLSQKRVLIILDDVNHLDQLKMLAGMHDWFGKGSRIIVTSRDEHLLKCHGVDKIYRVEGLSHDEALQLFRLKAFRNGLHAEDYLELSIQFVNYCNGLPLALDVIGSFLFGKSVSEWKSALDRLKEIPNQEILDKLSISFDGLEKMEKELFLDIACFFNGQDKDYVYEVLDSCGLYPDIGIKVLVSRSLIKISKERIWMHDLLQEMGRDIVRRESPEEPGERSRIWLYKDVHHVLSTDTGTERVQAIVVDSCEHEDEQLIPEAFMKMKNLRLLKIRNLHLSQGLSYISNKLKYLEWDRYPFRYLPSTFQPDELVELHMRCSNMEILWKGIKPLKMLKVIDLSYSANLLKTMDFKEVPNLESLNFEGCTRLSNVHQSIGVLRKLVSLNLKDCRSLAMLPDSICYLKSLKFLNLESCSRLAKLPKRLGDMACLEKLNVGGIAQRQFSSNKLWDFLLPSRFLPWKKDHNPLAVTVPSILSLRSLRSLNLSYCNLMEGALPNDLSCFPFLKTFNLSGNDFLSIPSSISRLSKLEDLRFADCKKLQSFPNLPSSILYLSMDGCTALQSLLPRSISKQFKLENLYVDGCRRLQLLPDISSSILDLSVDGLTSQENPTSDSSSLTFVSCLKLTEVQSENTSVFARLTSYLHYLLRHSSQGLFNPSSQISMCLAGSEIPGWFNYQETGSSLKVQLPPFWWTNKWMGFAFCIAFEFHEHSSDTNSIVCNLNACISEDQDFFLGSSAVEISMDSSNPASDQLWFSYMPRSSLTCLDMWEACNNLKVTFSSVQLRVKYSGFRAIFSRDLDELILCSRPFQNLGLISVLNADRGKRKHDDCSENESSNLVNKLSYKRMRMTEDSES, encoded by the exons ATGAATTCGCGCTTGGTGGAAATgagtatgtgtttggatttagGACAGTTGAATGATGTTCAGTTTGTCGGGATTTGTGGGATGGGCGGGATTGGTAAGACTACTATTGCTCGATTTGTTCATGAGGAATTATCTTCTCAGTTTGATGGTTGTAGCTTTTTAGCTAATGTTAGGGAAGTTGAGGAGAGGAGAGGTTTAGTTCACTTGCAAAGACAACTTCTTTCCGAAATTCTTATGGATAGGAGCATAACTTTATGCGATTCTTTTAGTGGCATGAATGAGATTAGTACTAGGCTTTCTCAGAAGCGGGTTCTTATCATTCTTGATGATGTGAATCACTTGGATCAGCTAAAAATGTTAGCCGGCATGCATGACTGGTTTGGGAAGGGAAGTAGAATAATTGTAACCAGTAGAGATGAACATTTGTTGAAATGCCATGGAgtagataaaatttatagagTTGAAGGATTGAGTCACGACGAAGCCCTTCAGCTTTTTCGTTTAAAAGCTTTTAGAAATGGTCTTCATGCAGAGGATTATTTGGAGCTCTCCATTCAGTTTGTGAATTACTGCAATGGCCTTCCATTAGCTCTTGATGTTATTGGTTCCTTTCTGTTTGGTAAATCTGTAAGTGAGTGGAAAAGTGCATTGGATAGATTGAAAGAAATTCCAAATCAAGAAATTTTGGATAAGCTTTCTATAAGCTTTGATGGGTTGGAGAAAATGGAGAAAGAACTATTCCTCGATATTGCTTGCTTTTTCAATGGACAGGATAAAGATTATGTGTATGAAGTATTGGATAGTTGTGGTTTGTATCCAGACATTGGAATTAAAGTTCTTGTCAGTCGGTCTCTCATAAAAATTTCGAAAGAGAGAATATGGATGCACGATTTACTTCAAGAAATGGGTCGAGATATTGTTCGGCGAGAATCACCAGAAGAACCAGGAGAAAGAAGTAGGATCTGGCTTTATAAGGATGTTCACCATGTTCTATCAACCGATACG GGAACAGAACGAGTTCAAGCCATAGTCGTTGATTCATGCGAACATGAAGATGAACAATTGATCCCTGAGGCCTTCATGAAGATGAAAAATCTAAGGTTGCTCAAAATTAGAAATTTGCATCTTTCACAAGGCCTTTCTTATAtttcaaataagttaaaatatcTAGAATGGGATAGATATCCTTTCAGATATTTACCTTCTACTTTCCAGCCAGATGAACTTGTTGAACTCCATATGCGCTGTAGTAACATGGAAATTTTGTGGAAGGGGATCAAA CCTTTAAAGATGCTGAAGGTCATTGATCTTAGTTACTCTGCTAATTTACTGAAGACTATGGATTTCAAGGAGGTCCCTAACCTTGAAAGTTTGAATTTTGAAGGTTGCACGAGACTTTCCAATGTTCATCAGTCGATTGGAGTTTTGAGAAAGCTGGTTTCGTTGAACTTGAAGGACTGCAGAAGCCTTGCAATGCTGCCAGATAGCATATGTTATCTGAAGTCCCTTAAGTTTCTTAATTTGGAAAGCTGCTCGAGACTTGcgaaattgccaaaaaggttgGGTGATATGGCATGTTTGGAGAAGCTCAATGTTGGTGGAATTGCTCAAAGGCAATTTTCATCGAATAAGCTATGGGATTTTCTTCTTCCTTCACGGTTTTTGCCGTGGAAGAAAGATCATAATCCATTGGCCGTGACAGTGCCTTCTATATTATCCTTGCGGTCGTTGAGGTCATTGAATTTAAGTTACTGCAATCTAATGGAAGGAGCACTTCCCAATGATCTGAGCTGCTTCCCGTTTCTGAAAACATTCAACCTGAGTGGGAATGATTTTCTTAGCATACCTTCGAGCATTAGCAGACTTTCGAAACTCGAAGATTTGCGGTTTGCTGATTGCAAGAAGCTTCAATCGTTTCCGAATCTTCCGTCAAGTATTTTATATCTTAGTATGGATGGTTGCACTGCATTGCAAAGTTTGCTACCAAGAAGCATCAGCAAACAATTCAAACTCGAGAATCTCTATGTTGACGGTTGCAGGAGGCTTCAGCTGTTACCAGATATCTCATCCAGTATTTTAGATCTGAGTGTGGATGGTTTAACGTCCCAAGAAAACCCCACCTCGGATTCTTCGTCATTGACATTTGTAAGCTGCTTGAAGTTGACTGAGGTTCAAAGTGAAAACACAAGTGTATTTGCCAGGCTGACTAGTTATCTTCATTACCTGCTAAGGCACAGCTCTCAG GGACTATTTAATCCAAGCTCTCAGATATCCATGTGTTTAGCCGGAAGTGAAATCCCCGGTTGGTTTAACTATCAGGAAACAGGATCTTCATTGAAAGTGCAGTTGCCTCCATTTTGGTGGACTAATAAGTGGATGGGATTTGCATTTTGTATCGCCTTTGAATTCCACGAGCATTCCTCAGATACAAACAGCATCGTCTGCAATTTGAATGCATGTATTTCAGAGGATCAGGATTTCTTTCTCGGTAGCTCTGCCGTTGAAATCTCAATGGACTCAAGCAATCCCGCATCTGATCAACTTTGGTTCAGCTACATGCCGCGTAGCTCTTTAACGTGTTTAGATATGTGGGAAGCTTGTAACAACTTGAAGGTGACATTTTCTTCTGTGCAGTTGAGAGTGAAGTATTCCGGGTTTCGTGCTATATTTAGTCGCGATCTCGACGAATTAATTCTATGCAGCAGACCTTTTCAGAACTTGGGTCTCATCAGTGTTCTTAATGCTGATAGAGGCAAGAGAAAGCATGATGACTGCAGTGAAAATGAAAGTAGCAACCTGGTTAATAAATTGTCTTATAAGAGAATGAGAATGACTGAGGATTCTGAGAGCTAA
- the LOC126655259 gene encoding 60S ribosomal protein L38, whose translation MDQKPTKNRNENLGQEHRTHIYREQKQQPPFESFSLHRKRSSRRSNKMPKQIHEIKDFLLTARRKDARSVKIKKSKDVVKFKVRCSKYLYTLCVFDSEKADKLKQSLPPGLSVTDI comes from the exons ATGGACCAAAAGCCCACGAAAAACAGGAATGAAAATTTAGGTCAAGAACACAGAACTCACATATATAGAGAACAGAAGCAGCAGCCTCCATTCGAGAGCTTCTCTTTACATCGAAAAAGAAGCAGCCGGAGGAGCAACAAAATG CCGAAGCAAATTcatgaaatcaaagatttcctTCTTACAGCAAGAAGGAAGGATGCTCGTTCTGTCAAAATCAAGAAAAGCAAAGATGTGGTGAAGTTCAAGGTTCGCTGCTCCAAGTATCTTTACACACTCTGTGTTTTCGACTCTGAGAAGGCCGATAAGTTGAAGCAATCTCTGCCACCAG GTTTGAGCGTTACAGACATTTGA
- the LOC126657358 gene encoding agamous-like MADS-box protein AGL103 has translation MENQEKPKPASSGRTIYKKRKLTLKKKAEELSILCGVPVGLVCFDPDGEVDTWPEDKNKVDEILMEFVRKQCLDFPYDLQAIKNKNATNLDGQEIKNRVKNKRGFETWDARFDYLPEESLMEVLKVIERKEKSLEEWVEGELGFENKRKKRIQFDNRNPNYNHDDDDEIDLELRLRRLSNAVEDKHMLPLPAKTVEFLQLKLDDYKNQ, from the coding sequence ATGGAGAATCAAGAAAAACCTAAGCCTGCTTCATCAGGACGAACTATCTACAAGAAGAGAAAACTAACCCTAAAGAAGAAAGCCGAAGAGCTTTCCATACTGTGCGGCGTTCCGGTCGGTTTAGTATGTTTTGATCCCGACGGCGAGGTGGACACGTGGCCTGAAGATAAAAACAAAGTTGATGAAATCTTGATGGAATTCGTACGTAAACAGTGCTTGGATTTTCCATACGATTTGCAGGCAATCAAGAACAAGAACGCGACGAATCTTGACGGTCAAGAAATCAAGAATAGGGTTAAGAATAAGAGGGGTTTTGAAACGTGGGATGCAAGATTTGATTATTTACCGGAGGAATCTTTAATGGAAGTTCTGAAAGTAATTGAACGTAAAGAAAAGAGTTTGGAGGAATGGGTTGAGGGAGAATTAGGGTTTgaaaataagagaaaaaaaCGAATTCAATTCGATAATCGTAACCCTAATTATAatcatgatgatgatgatgaaattGATTTAGAGTTGCGATTACGGAGATTAAGTAATGCTGTTGAAGATAAACACATGCTTCCTTTGCCTGCTAAGACTGTAGAGTTTTTGCAACTTAAATTAGATGATTATAAGAATCAGTAA